From the Streptomyces pluripotens genome, one window contains:
- a CDS encoding DoxX family membrane protein yields MAVHNHSHRHLGVRLPFARRSGTVSGPAAATSEATAAATAGGYALAGLRLLLGFVFLWAFLDKTFGLGYATPSGKGWLDGGSPTKGFLGSVAAGPMESTYHAWAGEAWADWLFMLGLLGMGVALIAGVGVRIAAASGTVMMALMWLAEWPPAKHLSDGSRSMSTNPFADYHVIYAIALIAVAAAGAGATWGLGRMWARLPFVSRNRWLQ; encoded by the coding sequence ATGGCCGTGCACAACCACTCCCACCGGCACCTGGGCGTCCGTCTGCCGTTCGCGCGCCGGTCCGGAACAGTCTCCGGGCCCGCTGCGGCGACCTCCGAAGCGACTGCGGCAGCTACGGCCGGCGGGTACGCCCTGGCCGGACTGCGGCTGCTGCTCGGGTTCGTTTTCCTGTGGGCGTTCCTCGACAAGACCTTCGGCCTCGGCTACGCCACCCCCTCGGGCAAGGGATGGCTCGACGGTGGCTCACCCACGAAGGGGTTCCTCGGCTCAGTGGCTGCCGGTCCGATGGAGTCGACCTACCATGCGTGGGCCGGCGAGGCCTGGGCCGACTGGCTGTTCATGCTCGGTCTGCTCGGCATGGGTGTCGCGCTGATCGCAGGCGTCGGCGTGCGCATCGCCGCGGCGTCCGGGACCGTGATGATGGCGCTGATGTGGCTGGCGGAGTGGCCGCCGGCGAAGCACCTTTCCGATGGTTCACGCAGTATGTCGACGAACCCCTTCGCCGACTACCATGTCATCTACGCCATTGCCCTGATCGCCGTGGCAGCCGCGGGGGCCGGGGCCACCTGGGGGCTGGGCCGGATGTGGGCACGGCTGCCGTTCGTGAGCCGCAACCGCTGGTTGCAGTGA
- a CDS encoding thioesterase II family protein: MNSVDDDLALWARRYHQAPGSAVRLICFPHAGGSASFYFPMSTAFAPGADVIALQYPGRQDRRLEPCLTDIEELADRITGTLLQLDEKPTLFFGHSMGAVLAFETAWRLERKGSGAAPRALIASGRRAPSTHRPETVHQRDDDGIIAELKLLNGTDAQVLGNEEILRMALPAIRGDYEAIEKYRCDEQRRVHCRITTLTGDADPRTTVEEAAAWERHTDGAFRLEVLPGGHFFLTNQQAAVTSLVSRELGQL, encoded by the coding sequence TTGAACAGCGTGGACGACGACCTGGCTCTGTGGGCCAGGCGCTACCATCAGGCGCCCGGCAGTGCCGTCCGGCTGATCTGTTTCCCGCACGCCGGGGGATCCGCCAGCTTCTACTTCCCCATGTCCACCGCCTTCGCCCCTGGCGCCGACGTCATCGCCTTGCAGTACCCCGGGCGGCAGGACCGCAGGCTGGAGCCCTGTCTGACCGACATCGAGGAACTGGCCGACCGGATCACCGGCACGCTCCTGCAACTCGACGAGAAACCCACGCTGTTCTTCGGCCACAGCATGGGGGCCGTCCTGGCCTTCGAGACTGCGTGGCGGCTGGAGCGGAAAGGCTCGGGCGCCGCGCCCCGCGCCCTCATCGCCTCCGGACGCCGCGCGCCCTCCACGCACCGCCCGGAAACCGTGCACCAGCGCGACGACGACGGCATCATCGCCGAGCTCAAGCTCCTCAACGGCACCGATGCGCAAGTGCTGGGCAACGAGGAGATCCTGCGCATGGCACTGCCAGCGATCCGCGGCGACTACGAGGCCATCGAGAAGTACCGCTGCGACGAACAGCGCCGCGTCCACTGCCGGATCACCACACTGACCGGCGACGCCGATCCGCGCACGACCGTCGAGGAGGCCGCCGCCTGGGAGCGGCACACCGACGGCGCCTTCCGACTGGAGGTACTTCCCGGCGGGCACTTCTTCCTCACGAACCAGCAGGCCGCCGTGACCTCGCTGGTCTCCCGCGAACTCGGGCAGTTGTGA
- a CDS encoding 3-hydroxybutyrate dehydrogenase, producing MTSSSPLPGPGPHVQPPALDLLGRTALVTGAASGIGRACALRLAAAGAEVRAVDRDVARLAELVEEAKRTDLAGTVVPRLVDLTDLDAAERTAVGTDVLVNNAGLQLVRPIEGFPPDVFHTVLTVMLEAPFRLIRGALPHMYAQRWGRIVNMSSVHGLRASAFKSAYVAAKHGLEGLSKTVALEGASHEVTSNCVNPAYVRTPLVEKQIADQAQAHGLSEQHVLTEVLLKDTAMRRLIEPEEVAEAVAYLCSPQASFITGTSLVLDGGWTAH from the coding sequence ATGACCTCGTCCAGCCCCCTGCCCGGTCCCGGTCCGCACGTCCAGCCACCTGCCCTCGACCTCCTCGGGCGTACCGCTCTGGTCACCGGCGCCGCCAGCGGTATCGGCCGCGCCTGCGCGCTCCGGCTCGCCGCCGCTGGCGCCGAGGTGCGGGCTGTCGACCGGGACGTCGCCCGGCTGGCCGAGCTGGTCGAGGAGGCGAAGCGGACGGACCTCGCGGGGACCGTCGTACCGCGCCTCGTGGACCTCACCGACCTCGACGCCGCCGAGCGCACCGCCGTCGGCACCGATGTGCTGGTCAACAACGCCGGACTACAACTTGTGCGGCCCATTGAAGGCTTCCCGCCCGACGTGTTCCACACCGTGCTCACCGTGATGCTGGAGGCGCCGTTCCGCCTCATCCGCGGAGCCCTCCCGCACATGTACGCACAGCGCTGGGGCCGGATCGTCAATATGTCCTCCGTCCATGGTCTGCGCGCTTCGGCCTTCAAATCGGCCTATGTGGCGGCCAAACACGGTTTGGAGGGCCTGTCCAAGACCGTCGCGCTCGAAGGTGCCTCCCATGAAGTGACCTCCAACTGCGTGAACCCGGCCTATGTGCGCACTCCCTTGGTCGAGAAGCAGATCGCCGATCAGGCACAGGCCCACGGCCTGAGCGAACAACATGTACTGACCGAGGTCCTGCTGAAGGACACTGCCATGCGGCGGCTCATCGAACCGGAGGAAGTCGCCGAGGCCGTCGCCTATCTGTGCAGCCCGCAGGCGTCCTTCATCACGGGTACCTCCCTGGTGCTCGACGGCGGATGGACGGCCCACTGA
- a CDS encoding helix-turn-helix domain-containing protein — protein MSRDHLQPAPSGTAEAPYLELLARDASVEAYEQPVLLARAEGRPAERIAVLEQSKRLALRVRAELEGRRRREAELSALFETAHDLAGLRDLDAVLRAIVQRARSLLGTDVAYLSLNDPARGDTYMRVTAGSVSARFQQLRLGMGEGLGGLVAQTARPYVTDDYFQDGRFQHTHTIDAGVRDEGLVAILGVPLMLGPHVIGVLFAADRRARVFERGQSALLGSFAALAAAAIDTANLLTETRSALAGLERANEIIRDRSAVIERASEVHDRLAELVLRGGGVHDVAAAVSQVLDGTVEFTEASAVPAEALEASRAEGHAMQHGIDRIAAVTAGGELLGALVLRGQPGLDPVDQRTLERAAMVTSLLLLARRSAAEAEQRVRGELLDDLLDARSRDPRLLRERAARLCADLEARHVVLAARLDDPSTDVEGEASARRRLWSAASHLAATRQGLAAARDGGTVLLLPLGAGDTPTDVARRTARHLGTAVHQPVTVGASAPVTDLAAHPEAVAAAYAEGRRCLDALGLLGRDGDGAAAEDFGFVGLLLAGEQNVPGFVERTIGPVVSYDERRGTQLLRTLDAYFACGMSPARTRKTLHVHVNTVAQRLERVGRLLGEDWQTPARALEIQLALRLHRLAVPDRGCGTGAAAVEQPFPMPE, from the coding sequence ATGTCCCGCGATCACCTTCAGCCGGCACCCAGTGGCACCGCCGAGGCCCCGTACCTGGAGTTGCTGGCCCGCGACGCTTCCGTGGAGGCCTACGAGCAGCCGGTGCTGCTCGCCCGGGCCGAGGGCCGGCCGGCCGAGCGGATCGCCGTCCTGGAACAGTCCAAGCGGCTCGCCCTGCGGGTCCGGGCCGAGCTGGAGGGACGCCGACGACGCGAGGCGGAGCTCTCCGCGCTCTTCGAGACCGCCCACGACCTGGCCGGTCTGCGAGATCTGGACGCTGTACTGCGGGCGATTGTGCAACGCGCCCGCTCCCTGCTCGGCACGGACGTCGCTTATCTCAGCCTCAACGACCCGGCGCGCGGCGACACCTACATGAGGGTCACGGCGGGCTCCGTCTCCGCCCGATTCCAGCAGTTGCGCCTCGGCATGGGGGAGGGACTCGGCGGACTCGTCGCACAGACTGCGCGGCCCTACGTCACCGACGACTACTTCCAGGACGGCCGTTTCCAGCACACCCACACCATCGACGCCGGTGTGCGTGACGAGGGACTCGTCGCCATCCTGGGCGTCCCCCTGATGCTCGGCCCGCACGTCATTGGTGTCCTCTTCGCCGCCGACCGCCGAGCACGTGTCTTCGAGCGCGGGCAGAGTGCCCTGCTCGGCTCCTTCGCGGCGCTCGCCGCGGCCGCCATCGACACCGCCAACCTGCTCACCGAGACCCGCTCGGCCCTCGCCGGGTTGGAGCGCGCCAACGAGATCATCAGGGACCGCAGCGCCGTCATCGAGCGCGCCTCCGAGGTCCACGACCGGCTCGCCGAACTCGTCCTGCGTGGAGGCGGAGTACACGACGTCGCCGCTGCCGTATCCCAAGTCCTTGATGGCACAGTGGAGTTCACTGAGGCTTCGGCAGTTCCGGCCGAGGCGCTGGAGGCGTCCCGCGCGGAGGGACACGCCATGCAGCACGGCATCGACCGGATCGCCGCCGTGACCGCGGGCGGCGAACTCCTCGGCGCCCTCGTGCTGCGTGGCCAGCCAGGCCTGGACCCCGTCGACCAGCGCACTCTGGAGCGCGCCGCCATGGTGACCTCACTGCTGCTGCTCGCCCGCCGATCCGCCGCGGAGGCCGAACAGCGTGTGCGCGGTGAACTGCTGGACGACCTCCTGGACGCCCGTTCCCGGGACCCCCGGCTGCTGCGCGAACGCGCGGCCCGGCTCTGCGCAGACCTGGAGGCCCGCCATGTCGTACTCGCCGCACGCCTCGACGACCCGTCCACCGACGTGGAAGGGGAGGCCTCGGCCCGCCGCCGCCTGTGGTCCGCCGCATCCCACCTCGCCGCCACCCGGCAGGGCCTGGCCGCCGCACGTGACGGCGGCACCGTGCTGCTGCTGCCGCTCGGGGCCGGCGACACCCCCACGGACGTGGCCCGCCGTACCGCCCGCCACCTGGGTACGGCCGTTCACCAGCCGGTGACCGTCGGGGCCTCCGCCCCCGTCACCGACCTTGCCGCGCACCCAGAGGCGGTGGCCGCCGCCTACGCCGAGGGCCGGCGCTGCCTCGACGCGCTAGGCCTGCTGGGGCGGGACGGAGACGGGGCGGCTGCCGAGGACTTCGGCTTCGTCGGCCTGCTCCTGGCAGGTGAGCAGAACGTCCCCGGCTTCGTGGAGCGCACCATCGGCCCCGTCGTCTCCTACGACGAGCGGCGCGGCACCCAACTGCTGCGTACCCTGGACGCGTACTTCGCGTGTGGGATGAGCCCAGCCCGCACCAGGAAGACCCTCCACGTCCATGTCAACACCGTCGCCCAGCGATTGGAGCGCGTGGGCCGTCTGCTCGGCGAGGACTGGCAGACCCCCGCCCGTGCTCTGGAGATTCAACTCGCCCTGCGACTCCACCGACTGGCGGTCCCCGACAGGGGGTGCGGGACCGGCGCAGCCGCTGTGGAGCAGCCGTTCCCAATGCCGGAGTAG
- a CDS encoding universal stress protein, which yields MSRTVTVGLDGSPESRAAAEWAAREARLRDLSLCLVHVWEPVPAPVTQTPLLGAEPNQRRHERSETTGAPAEGWGDVLGETAAGLRLRHPGLEVLTEQRNGSPGDELAAAAGEAELLALGSRGLSGIGGFLVGSVGLSVVAHARRPVVLVRAGEQAADEHESDPVGIPSAATAYRPVVVGVDTAAPDDTVLAFAFDEAARRGTTVRAVHAWSLPMYYGYGLAADPTYDQELSGQEEAALTEVLRPWRKKYPSVEVVEECGPASASVRLVDAALTASLVVVGRRERPGPFGAHIGPVTHAVLHHATTPVAVVPHD from the coding sequence ATGTCCCGCACCGTCACCGTGGGTCTCGACGGCTCCCCCGAAAGCCGGGCCGCTGCCGAGTGGGCTGCCCGCGAGGCACGGCTGCGAGATCTGTCACTGTGCCTGGTGCACGTGTGGGAGCCGGTGCCTGCGCCCGTGACGCAGACGCCGCTGCTGGGCGCGGAACCGAACCAGCGCCGGCACGAGCGCAGCGAGACGACGGGCGCCCCGGCCGAAGGCTGGGGGGACGTCCTGGGCGAGACGGCGGCGGGGCTGAGGCTGCGCCATCCCGGTCTGGAGGTGCTCACCGAGCAGCGGAACGGCAGCCCCGGTGACGAACTCGCGGCGGCAGCCGGGGAAGCCGAACTACTGGCGCTGGGCTCCCGGGGCCTGAGCGGCATCGGCGGCTTCCTCGTCGGCTCCGTGGGGCTCTCGGTGGTCGCGCACGCCCGGCGGCCGGTCGTCCTGGTACGAGCCGGAGAGCAGGCCGCGGACGAGCACGAATCGGACCCGGTCGGCATCCCGTCCGCGGCGACGGCCTACCGTCCGGTCGTGGTCGGAGTGGACACCGCCGCCCCGGACGACACCGTCCTCGCCTTCGCCTTCGATGAGGCCGCCCGGCGCGGGACGACCGTGCGGGCCGTGCACGCCTGGAGCCTGCCGATGTACTACGGCTACGGACTCGCCGCCGACCCCACGTACGACCAGGAGCTCTCCGGGCAGGAAGAGGCTGCACTGACCGAAGTGCTGCGCCCGTGGCGGAAGAAGTACCCCTCCGTCGAGGTCGTCGAGGAGTGCGGCCCCGCAAGCGCGTCGGTTCGCCTGGTGGACGCCGCGCTCACCGCGTCCTTGGTCGTCGTGGGGCGCCGCGAGCGGCCGGGCCCGTTCGGCGCGCACATCGGTCCGGTCACGCACGCCGTCCTGCACCACGCCACCACGCCCGTCGCCGTCGTCCCGCACGACTGA
- a CDS encoding response regulator, translated as MAEREQDGGPGTPIRVFLLDDHEVVRRGVHDLLNDEADITVVGEAATVEQALVRVPALRPDVAVLDVRLPDGDGVSVCRELRSRLPELACLMLTSFDDEEALLDSIMAGASGYVLKQIQGSDLVSAVRTVARGQSLLDPSATTKLMARLRGGQQEEVPDALPGLTDREREILALIGEGLTNRQIGQRLYLAEKTVKNHISRLLAKLGVERRIQAAVIATQAQDRMRAEAR; from the coding sequence ATGGCAGAGCGTGAGCAGGACGGCGGCCCCGGAACCCCCATCCGGGTCTTCCTCCTCGACGACCACGAGGTGGTACGGCGTGGAGTGCACGACCTGCTGAACGACGAGGCGGACATCACGGTCGTCGGTGAAGCGGCCACTGTCGAGCAGGCCCTGGTCCGCGTCCCCGCGCTGCGCCCGGACGTGGCGGTGCTCGACGTCCGCCTCCCGGACGGCGACGGTGTGAGCGTCTGCCGGGAACTGCGCTCGCGCCTGCCGGAACTGGCCTGTCTGATGCTGACCTCGTTCGACGACGAGGAGGCGCTGCTCGACTCGATCATGGCGGGGGCGTCCGGTTACGTGTTGAAGCAGATCCAGGGCTCGGACCTGGTGTCGGCGGTGCGCACGGTCGCGCGCGGGCAGTCGCTGCTGGACCCGAGCGCCACCACCAAGCTCATGGCCAGGCTGCGGGGCGGGCAGCAGGAGGAAGTCCCGGACGCGTTGCCCGGTCTGACCGACCGCGAACGGGAGATCCTCGCCCTAATCGGTGAGGGCCTCACCAACCGCCAGATCGGCCAGCGGTTGTACCTTGCCGAGAAGACGGTGAAGAACCACATCTCCCGCCTGCTGGCCAAGCTGGGCGTCGAGCGCCGTATCCAGGCGGCCGTCATCGCCACCCAGGCCCAGGACAGGATGCGCGCCGAAGCTCGCTGA
- the lnt gene encoding apolipoprotein N-acyltransferase: protein MTVTATSVDQSEQLRPSPASGGRLLRLAPAAVSALCGVLLYLSFPPRPLWWLALPAFAGFGWALRGRGWKAALGLGYLFGLGFLLPLLVWTGVEVGPGPWLALVAIEAVFIALVGVGVAAVSRLPAWPVWAGAVWIAGEAARARAPFGGFPWGKIAFGQADGVFLPLAAVGGTPVLGFAVVLCGFGLYETGRLIAERRRTRAVRRGAAAAALLSVAVPVVGAVAARSLVSDKAEDGTRTVAVIQGNVPRSGLEFSAQRRAVLDYHVRETLKLAADIQSGKTARPDYVLWPENSSDIDPFTNPDAAAVIEDAAQAVGVPISVGAVVEKDGRLLNEQILWDPVKGPTQTYDKRQIQPFGEYLPLRGLVGAVNKEWTGMVRQDFSRGHRPGVFDIDGAKVGLDTCYEAAFDWAVRDTVTRGAEMISVPSNNATFDRSEMTYQQLAMSRVRAVEHSRTVTVPVTSGVSAIIMPDGKVTQKTGMFVPAYLVQKVPLRTSRTPATELGVLPEIALVLVAAGGIGWAIGSGLRGRRSGEV, encoded by the coding sequence GTGACCGTCACCGCAACCTCCGTGGACCAGTCGGAGCAGCTCCGGCCGTCCCCCGCGTCCGGCGGCCGACTGCTGCGTCTGGCCCCGGCCGCCGTCTCCGCGCTCTGCGGAGTCCTGCTCTACCTCAGCTTCCCGCCGCGCCCCCTGTGGTGGCTGGCCCTACCGGCCTTCGCCGGCTTCGGCTGGGCACTGCGCGGCCGTGGCTGGAAGGCAGCCCTCGGCCTCGGCTACCTCTTCGGGCTGGGGTTCCTGCTGCCGTTGCTGGTGTGGACGGGCGTGGAGGTGGGACCAGGCCCCTGGCTCGCCCTGGTCGCCATCGAGGCGGTCTTCATCGCCCTGGTCGGCGTGGGTGTTGCCGCAGTCTCCAGACTGCCGGCCTGGCCGGTGTGGGCCGGAGCCGTCTGGATCGCCGGTGAAGCGGCACGTGCGCGCGCACCCTTCGGGGGCTTCCCCTGGGGCAAGATCGCCTTCGGCCAGGCGGACGGCGTCTTCCTGCCGCTCGCTGCGGTGGGCGGCACTCCGGTGCTCGGCTTCGCCGTCGTCCTGTGCGGATTCGGCCTCTATGAGACCGGGCGCCTGATCGCCGAGCGGCGCCGCACCCGGGCCGTACGGCGTGGTGCTGCAGCAGCCGCGCTGCTGAGCGTGGCCGTACCGGTGGTCGGGGCGGTCGCCGCCCGGTCACTGGTGAGTGACAAGGCCGAGGACGGCACCAGAACCGTCGCGGTCATCCAGGGCAACGTGCCGCGTTCTGGGTTGGAGTTCAGTGCCCAGCGGCGGGCGGTGCTCGACTACCACGTGCGCGAGACGCTCAAACTCGCCGCCGACATCCAGTCGGGGAAGACCGCAAGGCCCGACTACGTGCTGTGGCCGGAGAACTCCTCCGACATCGACCCCTTCACCAACCCCGACGCGGCCGCCGTGATCGAGGACGCCGCCCAGGCCGTGGGCGTCCCCATCTCGGTCGGCGCGGTGGTCGAGAAGGACGGCAGGCTGCTCAACGAGCAGATCCTGTGGGACCCGGTCAAGGGGCCGACACAGACCTACGACAAGCGGCAGATCCAGCCGTTCGGCGAGTACCTTCCGCTGCGTGGACTCGTCGGCGCGGTCAACAAGGAGTGGACCGGCATGGTCCGCCAGGACTTCAGCCGGGGCCACCGGCCCGGTGTGTTCGACATCGACGGCGCCAAGGTGGGCCTCGACACCTGCTACGAGGCGGCCTTCGACTGGGCCGTCCGGGACACGGTCACCCGCGGTGCGGAGATGATCTCCGTGCCGAGCAACAACGCGACCTTCGACCGCAGCGAGATGACCTATCAGCAACTCGCCATGTCCCGGGTCCGCGCCGTCGAGCACAGCCGTACCGTAACCGTGCCGGTCACCAGCGGTGTCAGTGCGATCATCATGCCGGACGGGAAGGTCACCCAGAAGACGGGCATGTTCGTCCCGGCCTACCTCGTGCAGAAGGTGCCGCTGCGCACTTCCCGGACTCCCGCTACTGAGCTGGGTGTCCTGCCGGAGATCGCGCTCGTGCTGGTGGCCGCGGGCGGGATCGGCTGGGCGATCGGCTCCGGCCTGCGCGGCCGCCGCTCCGGTGAGGTCTAG
- a CDS encoding GAF domain-containing protein — MESAGEAREARVRLPQLRLDELLGELQARLDAARGTRDRVHSLLEAVLSVGRELDLEQALRRIVEAAAALVDAEYAALGVIGSDGKRLSAFITAGVDEEEIAQIGPFPEGHGILGELIRHPEPLRLAKLSEHASSYGFPAHHPPMNSFLGVPIRVRDQIFGNLYLTEKRGGQQFDEDDEAVLSTLAVAAGVAIDNARLYEESLLRERWLKAIAEITSSLMSGVGQQEVLGLIAERARQITGAALAAVAIPMKGTDTLTVELAMGQGAEMHQGLVLPVDGTLTGRAFALGAPVSSPDVAHDERISAGPPRFVGLGPAVAVPLGLGKQARGVVLLARGSGASDFSEKETEPLMAFAAQAAVTMELAERRRDAEQIALLEDRDRIARDLHDLAIQRLFATGMTLQSAGRFIQHAEASERVLRAVDDLDATIKIIRSTIFGLRTRDDDAPGLRARAVRTVGEAAPLLGFAPSMRMEGLLDTHVPRETTDDVIAVLSESLTNVARHAHAGRAEVLLETDGRELRLTVTDDGVGIPLQGRRSGLDNMLQRARKLGGDMEITVPQGGGSQLAWHVPVREVTAPRER; from the coding sequence GTGGAAAGCGCCGGGGAGGCTCGGGAAGCCCGGGTACGGCTGCCTCAGCTACGACTGGACGAGTTGCTCGGGGAACTACAGGCCCGGCTGGACGCGGCCCGCGGTACCCGCGACCGGGTGCACAGCCTCCTGGAAGCGGTGCTCTCCGTCGGCCGGGAGCTGGACCTTGAACAGGCGCTGCGTCGCATCGTGGAGGCCGCGGCGGCCCTGGTCGACGCGGAATACGCGGCACTCGGTGTCATTGGATCCGACGGCAAGCGCCTGTCGGCGTTCATCACAGCCGGGGTCGACGAGGAGGAGATCGCTCAGATCGGTCCCTTTCCGGAGGGACACGGCATCCTCGGTGAGCTGATCCGCCATCCGGAGCCGCTGCGCCTGGCCAAGCTCTCGGAGCACGCCTCGTCCTACGGTTTCCCGGCGCACCATCCGCCCATGAACTCCTTTCTCGGTGTCCCCATCCGGGTGCGGGACCAGATCTTCGGCAACCTGTACCTCACCGAGAAGCGCGGTGGGCAGCAGTTCGACGAGGACGATGAGGCGGTGCTGTCGACGCTGGCCGTGGCGGCGGGAGTGGCTATCGACAACGCCCGCCTGTACGAGGAGTCCCTGCTGCGGGAGCGATGGCTGAAGGCCATCGCGGAGATCACCAGCAGTCTCATGTCCGGCGTCGGGCAGCAGGAGGTCCTCGGGCTGATCGCCGAACGGGCGCGGCAGATCACCGGGGCGGCCCTCGCTGCGGTGGCGATTCCGATGAAGGGCACGGACACACTCACCGTTGAGCTGGCCATGGGCCAGGGTGCCGAGATGCACCAGGGACTGGTGCTGCCGGTGGACGGCACCCTCACGGGACGGGCCTTCGCCCTGGGCGCCCCGGTGAGCAGCCCGGACGTCGCACACGACGAGCGGATTTCGGCCGGACCGCCGCGGTTCGTCGGCCTGGGCCCGGCCGTGGCCGTTCCCCTCGGTTTGGGGAAACAAGCCCGCGGTGTGGTCCTGCTGGCCAGGGGATCGGGTGCGAGTGACTTCTCCGAGAAGGAGACCGAACCGCTGATGGCGTTCGCGGCGCAGGCCGCCGTCACCATGGAACTAGCCGAGCGTCGTCGGGACGCCGAACAGATCGCCCTGCTGGAGGACCGCGACCGTATCGCCCGTGACCTGCACGATCTCGCGATTCAACGGCTGTTCGCCACCGGCATGACGCTGCAGAGCGCAGGCCGGTTCATCCAGCACGCCGAGGCCTCTGAGCGGGTGCTGCGCGCCGTGGACGACCTCGACGCCACCATCAAGATCATCAGATCGACCATCTTCGGCCTGCGTACCCGCGACGATGACGCGCCCGGACTGCGGGCCCGGGCGGTGCGCACTGTCGGAGAGGCGGCGCCGCTCCTGGGCTTCGCGCCCAGCATGCGCATGGAGGGCCTGCTCGACACCCATGTGCCCAGGGAGACGACCGACGACGTGATCGCGGTGCTCTCCGAGTCCCTCACCAACGTCGCACGGCACGCGCACGCCGGCCGGGCGGAGGTGCTGCTGGAGACCGACGGCCGTGAGCTGCGGCTCACGGTCACCGACGACGGCGTCGGCATCCCCCTTCAGGGCCGCCGCAGCGGGCTGGACAACATGTTGCAGCGGGCGCGGAAGCTGGGCGGGGACATGGAGATCACCGTGCCGCAGGGCGGGGGTTCCCAACTGGCGTGGCACGTGCCCGTGCGGGAGGTGACGGCCCCCCGGGAGCGGTGA
- the ppk2 gene encoding polyphosphate kinase 2, whose translation MADKKAAELPRKTYEAELLRLQTELVKLEEWVRAQGVRLVIVFEGRDAAGKGGTIQRITQHLNPRIARIAALPKPTERQRTQWYFQRYVEHLPAAGEIVLFDRSWYNRAGVERVMGFCTREEHQRFLRQCPIFERMLVEDGILLRKYWFSVSDAVQLERFRRRLEDPLRRWKLSPMDLESITRWEAYSRAKDEMMVHTDIVEAPWYVVESDDKRRARLNMMAHLLASVPYHEVPPPVLELPERPSSTGYERPPRDLQTYVPDHTADL comes from the coding sequence ATGGCGGACAAGAAGGCGGCGGAGCTGCCGCGCAAGACCTATGAGGCGGAACTGCTGCGTCTGCAGACTGAGTTGGTGAAGCTGGAGGAGTGGGTGCGGGCGCAGGGCGTCAGGTTGGTGATCGTGTTCGAAGGGCGGGACGCGGCCGGCAAGGGCGGAACGATCCAGCGGATCACCCAGCACCTCAACCCTCGAATCGCCCGGATCGCGGCGCTGCCCAAGCCGACGGAGCGCCAGCGCACCCAGTGGTACTTCCAGCGCTACGTGGAGCATCTGCCGGCCGCCGGGGAGATCGTGCTCTTCGACCGGTCCTGGTACAACCGGGCCGGCGTCGAGCGCGTCATGGGTTTCTGCACCAGGGAAGAACACCAGCGGTTTCTGCGCCAGTGCCCGATCTTCGAGCGGATGCTCGTCGAGGACGGGATCCTGCTGCGCAAGTACTGGTTCTCGGTGAGTGACGCCGTGCAGTTGGAACGGTTCCGGCGCCGCCTGGAGGACCCGCTGCGGCGCTGGAAGCTGTCGCCCATGGACCTGGAGTCCATCACACGCTGGGAGGCGTACTCGCGGGCCAAGGACGAGATGATGGTGCACACCGACATCGTGGAGGCACCCTGGTACGTCGTCGAGAGCGACGACAAGCGGCGGGCCCGGCTGAACATGATGGCCCATCTGCTGGCGTCCGTCCCCTACCACGAGGTGCCGCCACCGGTGTTGGAGCTCCCCGAGCGTCCGTCGTCCACCGGCTACGAACGGCCGCCGCGTGACCTGCAGACGTACGTCCCCGACCACACGGCGGACCTGTGA
- a CDS encoding NUDIX hydrolase: MAIPEFIRTLRTSVGHQLLWLPGVTAIVFDDQGRVLLGRRSDTGRWSVIGGITEPGEQPAACAVREVFEETAVHCVAERVVLVQALEPTTYANGDVCQYMDITFRCRAVGGEAQVNDDESLEVGWFELDSLPDLNEFGLFRIKQALSEAPTWFDPTTAG, from the coding sequence ATGGCTATCCCCGAATTCATCCGCACGCTTCGGACCTCCGTTGGCCATCAGTTGCTCTGGCTTCCCGGGGTCACCGCGATCGTCTTCGACGACCAGGGCAGAGTGCTCCTGGGACGGCGGTCCGACACCGGCAGGTGGTCGGTGATCGGCGGCATCACGGAACCGGGCGAACAGCCCGCCGCCTGCGCCGTTCGGGAGGTCTTCGAGGAGACGGCGGTGCACTGTGTCGCGGAGCGAGTGGTCCTCGTCCAGGCCCTGGAGCCCACGACCTACGCCAACGGGGACGTCTGCCAGTACATGGACATCACTTTCCGCTGCCGGGCCGTGGGCGGCGAGGCCCAGGTCAACGACGACGAGTCATTGGAGGTCGGCTGGTTCGAGCTGGATTCGCTGCCCGACCTGAACGAGTTCGGCCTCTTTCGGATTAAGCAAGCCCTGTCAGAGGCACCCACATGGTTTGACCCTACGACTGCAGGCTGA